The following are from one region of the Ktedonobacteraceae bacterium genome:
- a CDS encoding Wzz/FepE/Etk N-terminal domain-containing protein, translated as MTFAQYWAVITKRWKLILSCFIVVGLGTFIVSKLMTPLYQSSVLVEVAIQTGSSQADYNSLLASDQLVQTEAELATSDSVLREVATHYPGLTEQQLAGEVTSTTKINTQLFEIDVLDASPKRASDLANDVAQTLIKQQLQLVQQNNHLAQQQLQQDLNNTQQEIGNVSNQIAALQAQGENHTRIAALQAQLSGLQQHYNQWETALAQLELTQAQGGDFLRIVQPAQPATRPAQPNVLLNSAAGLVAGLFLGILLALLFENLDTRVHSTEELGELLDLPVLATIWRATSNNREDVINPTGHNANNEAYRILRTNIGFSGIDKPLRSLIITSAVPRDGKSVVAANLAIFMAKAGKNTLLVDADLRLPTLHEKFDFPGDKMGLSNAILAFSAATIPQSPLQQHAVPGGLARQQGVVSIASPALDPFVHSVGIPNLRFMPSGPLPPNPSELLDSKAMDRLFKAIENYGVEVVIFDTPPILGLSDASILASKVDGVLIVADINRANKKNLKQVKAILMQAGARIVGCVANKQRQARHDKSYSYYYYYHGDEQKRNGRQSQAPQLSEAPTSPVSIFGVAHKR; from the coding sequence ATGACCTTTGCACAATATTGGGCGGTGATAACAAAGCGGTGGAAGTTGATTCTTTCCTGCTTCATAGTGGTAGGGCTGGGGACATTTATCGTCAGTAAGCTTATGACTCCCCTCTACCAATCATCCGTGCTTGTAGAGGTTGCTATCCAGACGGGTAGCAGCCAGGCCGATTACAATAGCTTGCTGGCGAGCGATCAGCTTGTTCAAACGGAGGCAGAGTTAGCGACCAGTGATTCCGTACTGCGTGAGGTTGCTACGCATTATCCTGGTTTAACGGAGCAACAACTCGCCGGCGAAGTAACATCAACAACAAAAATCAATACACAGCTTTTCGAGATCGATGTGCTGGATGCAAGTCCAAAGCGGGCCTCAGACCTGGCAAATGATGTTGCGCAGACCTTGATCAAGCAGCAGTTGCAGCTGGTGCAGCAAAACAACCACCTTGCACAGCAACAACTGCAGCAGGACCTGAATAATACGCAGCAAGAGATCGGCAATGTCTCCAATCAGATAGCAGCATTGCAGGCGCAGGGAGAAAACCACACCCGTATCGCTGCCCTGCAAGCCCAGCTCAGCGGGTTGCAACAACACTATAACCAGTGGGAAACCGCCCTGGCACAACTCGAGTTAACGCAGGCACAGGGTGGAGATTTCTTACGTATCGTTCAGCCCGCCCAACCGGCCACCAGGCCTGCGCAGCCAAATGTGCTTCTGAATAGCGCGGCAGGTCTGGTGGCCGGTTTATTCCTGGGTATATTGCTGGCGCTACTTTTTGAGAATCTGGACACCCGCGTGCATTCAACCGAGGAACTGGGCGAATTATTGGACTTGCCCGTACTTGCAACCATCTGGCGGGCTACAAGTAACAACCGGGAAGATGTGATTAATCCGACCGGCCACAATGCTAATAACGAGGCCTATCGTATCTTACGCACCAATATTGGTTTCTCAGGGATTGATAAACCGCTGCGTTCTTTGATAATCACCAGTGCGGTTCCCCGCGACGGTAAAAGCGTTGTTGCTGCCAACCTGGCGATTTTTATGGCAAAGGCCGGCAAGAATACGCTGCTTGTCGATGCAGACCTGCGTCTCCCTACTTTGCACGAGAAGTTTGATTTTCCAGGGGACAAAATGGGCTTGAGCAATGCTATTCTGGCCTTTAGTGCTGCCACAATCCCTCAATCTCCTCTACAGCAACATGCTGTTCCTGGTGGGCTTGCCAGGCAACAGGGTGTTGTTTCCATAGCCTCTCCGGCGCTTGATCCTTTTGTCCACTCTGTAGGTATTCCAAACCTGCGTTTTATGCCATCTGGTCCGCTTCCGCCCAATCCTTCGGAATTACTTGACTCGAAGGCTATGGACCGTCTCTTTAAGGCAATTGAGAATTACGGAGTTGAAGTGGTCATCTTTGATACCCCACCGATACTGGGTTTATCCGATGCCAGCATTCTGGCCTCAAAAGTAGATGGAGTACTGATCGTCGCGGATATCAATCGGGCCAATAAGAAGAATCTCAAGCAGGTGAAGGCTATTTTGATGCAGGCGGGCGCGCGTATTGTCGGCTGTGTTGCCAATAAGCAGCGCCAGGCCCGTCACGATAAATCTTACTCCTACTACTATTACTATCATGGTGATGAGCAAAAGCGTAATGGTCGGCAGAGCCAGGCTCCCCAGCTTTCTGAGGCTCCCACTTCACCCGTGAGTATTTTCGGCGTGGCCCACAAGCGATGA
- a CDS encoding DUF4012 domain-containing protein codes for MNFHNQMRRPSRDSGWSLSRSEYKDRDQPLSLLGRQYVRKGRWQGPRKLYLLALVLLLLGLLLSVLGVAGNQIYHSDYQQYLSLAEAGMQHLRSAETLLESLPQKPFDAGTIKSARQEFAAAHTLFAQLEGDLQSIPGVSTLIPVYGVRLSTALHLASAAAALSQAGMIGCTILGVVTTAFSDPLNTKAHGLTMANLSLIDRDFEQVKASFGQALGEVSQVHPNDVQFMSQIAATFATFQRNVPMLKAWLDALGNLLPVLPAILGISSPANYLIEVLDSTELRPAGGFIGNYGIATLSGGRLASTHITDVDLLDKPYEMAGHRIAYPLSYTWFQHYLVPSTWSFRDSNLDADFPTAARYGEATYKQEGGNIAVQGVIAITPALIQKALAITGPIYVPEYKEMVSAQNLVALIHFHQLGGSAAGEGSDLIPSPDGHSSLRKRFTELLAEHFFARVQQLSAKALPEFLQLMANSLRTKDIQMYFNAAGAEHILQLLGVDGTIQSPPGDHLFIVDANISPNKANSFIVTTVNDQVTIDAQGNAHHRTSISYAWTLPGKNYGSPTYRDYTRVYAPLDSILTDQHGWLPQGTSKAFGSEVWAGFFTLVYGQTRMITLVWTSPGVAKKDPNGWNYQDLLQRQAGTQRLLKMQLVLPSCSIIAGKSVGFVSEDGHMAILSEAWNEDINVGLDYQACG; via the coding sequence ATGAATTTTCACAACCAGATGAGGCGCCCCAGTAGGGACAGCGGTTGGTCCCTGTCCCGGTCGGAGTACAAGGACAGGGACCAACCGCTGTCCCTACTGGGGCGCCAGTACGTGAGGAAAGGGAGATGGCAAGGTCCCAGAAAGCTGTATCTCCTGGCTTTAGTGCTTTTGTTGTTGGGCCTGCTGCTATCAGTACTGGGGGTCGCCGGAAATCAGATCTATCATTCGGACTATCAGCAGTATCTCTCTCTGGCGGAGGCGGGAATGCAACACCTGCGCTCGGCGGAAACTCTTTTAGAATCGCTGCCTCAGAAGCCTTTTGACGCCGGTACTATCAAATCCGCCCGGCAAGAATTTGCTGCCGCGCATACCTTGTTTGCTCAATTAGAGGGCGACCTGCAATCAATTCCGGGAGTAAGTACACTTATCCCCGTCTACGGGGTGCGCTTGAGTACGGCCTTACACCTGGCCTCTGCCGCGGCAGCGTTATCTCAAGCCGGGATGATCGGCTGTACAATCCTGGGCGTAGTCACGACAGCCTTTAGCGATCCATTGAACACAAAGGCGCATGGGTTGACGATGGCGAATTTGAGCCTGATAGATCGCGATTTTGAGCAGGTGAAAGCCTCTTTTGGCCAGGCGCTTGGCGAGGTGAGCCAGGTTCATCCCAACGACGTGCAGTTCATGTCACAAATCGCTGCCACATTTGCGACATTCCAGAGGAATGTACCCATGCTTAAGGCCTGGCTGGATGCGCTTGGGAATCTTCTCCCTGTGCTGCCCGCAATTTTGGGCATCAGCTCTCCGGCAAATTACTTGATCGAGGTGCTTGATTCGACCGAATTGAGGCCGGCGGGTGGTTTCATTGGCAACTATGGTATTGCCACGCTTTCCGGTGGGCGGCTGGCCTCTACCCACATCACCGACGTAGATTTGCTTGATAAGCCTTACGAAATGGCCGGGCATCGTATCGCTTACCCGCTATCATATACCTGGTTTCAGCATTACCTGGTTCCGTCTACCTGGAGTTTTCGCGACTCCAATCTCGACGCCGATTTCCCAACGGCTGCCAGGTATGGGGAAGCAACGTACAAACAGGAAGGTGGCAATATTGCTGTACAGGGCGTGATTGCCATTACCCCCGCGCTCATTCAAAAGGCGCTCGCTATCACCGGCCCGATCTACGTCCCCGAGTACAAAGAGATGGTTAGCGCCCAGAACCTTGTTGCCCTGATCCATTTTCACCAGCTTGGAGGAAGCGCCGCCGGCGAAGGAAGCGACCTGATTCCCTCGCCCGATGGACATTCATCGCTGCGCAAACGCTTTACAGAGTTATTAGCGGAGCATTTTTTTGCTCGTGTTCAGCAACTTTCCGCCAAAGCATTGCCGGAGTTCCTGCAGCTGATGGCGAATTCGTTGCGCACCAAAGATATTCAAATGTATTTCAACGCCGCCGGCGCGGAGCATATCCTGCAACTCCTGGGTGTGGATGGGACGATTCAATCGCCGCCGGGAGATCACCTGTTCATAGTAGATGCCAATATTTCACCCAATAAAGCGAACAGTTTTATTGTGACGACGGTGAATGACCAGGTGACTATTGATGCCCAGGGGAATGCGCATCACCGTACCAGCATCAGCTATGCCTGGACATTGCCGGGAAAAAACTATGGCTCTCCTACCTACCGCGACTATACGCGCGTCTATGCCCCATTGGATAGCATCTTAACTGACCAGCATGGCTGGCTGCCACAAGGAACCAGTAAAGCTTTTGGCAGCGAGGTCTGGGCCGGATTTTTTACCCTGGTCTATGGTCAGACCCGTATGATTACCCTGGTCTGGACCAGCCCTGGCGTGGCTAAAAAGGACCCGAACGGCTGGAACTATCAAGATTTATTACAACGGCAAGCCGGGACGCAGCGCCTGCTAAAAATGCAGCTAGTACTCCCGTCATGCAGCATCATCGCCGGCAAATCCGTGGGTTTCGTATCCGAGGACGGCCATATGGCTATACTGAGTGAAGCCTGGAATGAAGATATCAATGTAGGGCTTGATTATCAGGCCTGCGGATGA
- a CDS encoding CpsB/CapC family capsule biosynthesis tyrosine phosphatase, protein MIDTHLHILPGVDDGPESLEEALALARVLVQEGISAAIATPHYNDEFPRRSAAEIAARVYDMQYALNRSGIPLRLFPGHEALIKPGLLEDIQAGRLATLNGSRYLLLELWNNAWLPETERVIFELRAGGIVPVIAHPERYRAIQQDSSRLAALQRQGVLAQLTASSLIGMQGRTTRRCAEMLLKKGLIHCIASDAHGLRKRVPGVARGLQCAEKLLDRSSIYRMIEGQPAAIVSNR, encoded by the coding sequence ATGATCGATACGCACCTGCATATCTTGCCCGGCGTTGATGATGGGCCGGAGTCGTTGGAGGAAGCACTGGCGCTGGCACGCGTGCTGGTGCAGGAGGGTATCTCCGCCGCAATTGCGACCCCCCATTATAACGATGAGTTCCCGCGGCGCTCGGCTGCGGAAATTGCAGCCCGTGTCTATGATATGCAATACGCGCTGAATCGTAGCGGTATCCCATTACGTCTCTTTCCCGGTCACGAAGCGCTTATCAAGCCAGGATTGCTGGAAGATATCCAGGCTGGCCGGCTCGCGACGCTCAATGGCAGTCGCTACCTGCTGCTGGAATTGTGGAACAATGCATGGCTGCCTGAAACGGAGCGCGTGATTTTTGAGCTGCGAGCTGGCGGTATTGTGCCGGTAATTGCTCATCCCGAGCGCTATCGCGCTATCCAGCAGGACTCATCTCGTCTAGCTGCGTTACAGCGGCAGGGAGTGTTAGCCCAATTGACGGCCAGCAGTCTGATAGGTATGCAGGGACGAACGACGAGGCGCTGCGCCGAAATGCTTCTCAAGAAAGGGTTGATTCATTGTATCGCCAGCGACGCGCATGGGCTGCGGAAGCGAGTGCCCGGCGTTGCGCGGGGCTTGCAGTGCGCCGAGAAATTGCTTGACAGGTCTTCTATCTATCGCATGATAGAGGGCCAGCCGGCAGCAATTGTGAGTAACAGGTAA
- a CDS encoding O-antigen ligase family protein — protein sequence MAVVLAVILGRRDEATDAFIAGAILFALVLILQQHELAVVMVIAVHLYIDWYLGYNLAALVMEFLLLGALFLARTARYHWTVPQGLWLWGLLLAVSLLPATQGITLSDGFYYYFNVIFNSFMIFWIGLVLARNIASVRRFFEIFSAFCTLMAIHTIIQATTGIFLLASSRFNAYLALVSDYTLAYSDIQRAGSFFVNPDSSGSFFGIVIFVPLCLFFCSRSLPRKLFYLAELLLMLVALLFTYSTGGWVAAAAGFLVFMLFVGHNRYRLLLPFFFVLIIFALITFFPEQINLQIQHALTPSEASLREAAWQTGIQVIRAFPLTGIGLGRYDYIVRADPYRVPQQYRPLAHPHNSYIELAALGGVPILLIFMALLAFTFWLGVRNWHRIKGQASSLYAGGLALVVALSVNSMFIPGWTLPPLVVIGWLILGIISSPLPFKNQAVETEKKNT from the coding sequence TTGGCGGTCGTATTGGCTGTTATACTGGGGAGAAGAGATGAGGCTACAGATGCGTTTATTGCCGGGGCTATTTTATTCGCGCTTGTGCTTATCCTACAACAGCATGAATTAGCTGTAGTGATGGTAATTGCCGTTCATCTCTACATAGACTGGTATCTGGGATACAATTTAGCCGCATTGGTCATGGAATTTCTGTTACTGGGCGCCCTCTTTTTAGCTCGAACAGCCAGGTACCACTGGACGGTTCCGCAAGGTCTATGGCTCTGGGGGCTATTGCTAGCAGTCAGTCTATTGCCCGCGACCCAGGGAATTACCCTTTCTGATGGTTTTTACTACTATTTCAATGTTATTTTTAATTCGTTCATGATATTCTGGATAGGATTAGTTCTCGCCAGAAATATTGCATCTGTTCGACGCTTTTTCGAGATATTTTCGGCCTTTTGTACACTGATGGCTATTCATACCATCATTCAGGCTACGACCGGTATATTTCTGCTTGCTTCATCGCGCTTTAACGCTTACCTGGCGCTGGTGTCAGATTATACACTGGCTTATTCGGATATCCAGCGCGCGGGATCATTTTTTGTGAACCCTGATTCGAGCGGCAGTTTCTTTGGCATCGTAATCTTTGTTCCCCTTTGCCTCTTTTTTTGCAGTCGTTCTTTGCCCAGGAAACTCTTCTACCTTGCCGAATTGCTGCTGATGTTAGTAGCATTGCTTTTCACGTATAGTACCGGCGGGTGGGTGGCAGCAGCAGCTGGTTTCCTGGTTTTTATGCTATTTGTTGGTCATAACCGCTACCGTTTGCTACTGCCATTTTTCTTTGTCCTCATTATCTTTGCATTAATAACTTTTTTCCCTGAGCAAATCAACCTGCAAATCCAGCATGCGCTTACTCCGAGCGAGGCCTCGTTACGCGAAGCCGCATGGCAGACGGGAATACAAGTCATCCGTGCCTTTCCTTTAACGGGTATAGGCCTGGGTCGTTATGACTATATTGTGAGAGCAGACCCCTATCGAGTACCACAACAATACCGGCCTCTGGCCCATCCGCATAATTCGTATATCGAACTCGCGGCTTTAGGTGGTGTGCCAATCCTACTCATTTTTATGGCGCTGCTTGCATTTACATTCTGGCTGGGAGTTCGCAACTGGCACCGGATAAAGGGGCAGGCAAGTTCGTTATATGCCGGCGGCCTGGCTCTTGTAGTTGCTTTAAGCGTTAATAGCATGTTCATTCCCGGATGGACTCTCCCACCCCTGGTGGTGATAGGCTGGTTGATTCTTGGTATCATCTCTTCTCCTTTGCCTTTCAAAAATCAGGCTGTCGAAACGGAGAAGAAGAATACGTAG
- a CDS encoding D-glucuronyl C5-epimerase family protein: MSRWTGKIETKLRLTEARNNAILAQYPVDLAPLMQDKKDTSGFSREKRSIHPVECHPTIVAQHALVHWNQYITNAAESQCSKFLVSANWLIENERRIGKDAGGWPISFPHPTLPGGDSWLSASAQGTAISVLLRAYQLTQKEEFFECAQRVARTFERDILDGGVSVPIGKEGVFFEEVAIYPASHSLSGFIFGLLGLYEYVAVTGDVEVEKLIARGLATMHGLIAEFDAGFWTRFDLLHRDLATPAQLVLQVELLAALARLSGCDHCLRLVARWRRYQHQFGSRLRYQLVSYCRLYSRAIWGRVRDALFPEAQTSSILRVCVPVTAMPVMGGMHSVLAKIARVTSDIWRMEYLAQAVGPNPDGLVIHKFGTAKMAPWQFPAVWLYSLAAARKLCSLMAHGARYDLILTQDGVFTSAFTALLGRLAGVRIVCIDHGNLRLLNSPVYRAERLQTLSEMRWPSRLLRRILFKCYWPSLSILAWLSARFVDHYFIPGVPGDGTEDVLAQLGVQQSRITRFANMIDVDRHVIPDEVARVRSREAYGIAGNAIVIAMICRLAPEKGIDTALEAISLALSSLTPELRGRVRMIIAGDGPLRAEVEEDIRGRQLEQVCLLWGQASQADVISLLGISDIFLYTSRRGAGYPMAILEAMASECAVIATNDPLANEYMLAEGRGIIVPIDDARAVSDALVSLIHNGQLCRLMGSRARSYVAAYHSAITLRRSLLRVTHWSSLDESLQLESVERQ, from the coding sequence ATGAGTAGATGGACTGGCAAAATAGAAACGAAGCTCCGACTCACAGAGGCCCGGAATAACGCTATATTAGCTCAATATCCTGTTGACTTAGCGCCTCTAATGCAGGACAAAAAGGATACTTCAGGCTTTAGCAGAGAAAAAAGGAGCATTCATCCTGTTGAGTGTCATCCAACCATTGTCGCACAACATGCCCTGGTTCATTGGAACCAATACATTACAAATGCTGCTGAATCGCAATGTAGCAAGTTCCTGGTAAGCGCAAACTGGCTTATTGAGAACGAGCGGCGCATTGGTAAGGATGCTGGCGGATGGCCGATCTCTTTTCCGCATCCTACGCTTCCTGGTGGAGATTCCTGGCTGTCAGCGTCAGCACAGGGAACTGCAATCTCTGTTCTCCTGCGCGCCTATCAGCTTACTCAAAAAGAAGAATTCTTTGAGTGCGCGCAACGTGTAGCTCGTACTTTCGAGCGAGATATACTTGATGGTGGAGTAAGTGTCCCAATAGGTAAAGAAGGCGTCTTTTTCGAAGAGGTGGCCATTTATCCTGCGTCACACTCCCTGAGCGGTTTCATCTTTGGACTGCTGGGACTCTATGAGTATGTGGCAGTCACAGGAGACGTTGAAGTTGAGAAGCTGATTGCACGGGGCCTCGCGACGATGCACGGCCTTATCGCTGAATTTGATGCTGGTTTCTGGACGCGGTTTGATCTGCTCCACCGTGATCTTGCGACACCGGCGCAGCTGGTCTTGCAGGTTGAACTGCTTGCGGCTCTTGCCAGGCTTTCTGGTTGCGATCATTGCTTGCGGCTGGTTGCACGTTGGCGTCGGTACCAGCATCAATTCGGCTCTCGCCTGCGTTACCAGCTTGTAAGTTATTGTCGCCTCTATAGTCGTGCAATTTGGGGAAGAGTACGCGATGCTCTTTTCCCCGAAGCTCAAACTTCGTCTATCCTGCGTGTTTGTGTGCCGGTTACTGCAATGCCCGTTATGGGTGGCATGCATAGTGTCCTGGCAAAGATAGCGCGGGTGACCTCCGATATCTGGCGCATGGAGTACCTGGCGCAGGCTGTGGGACCAAATCCTGATGGCCTGGTTATCCATAAGTTCGGTACAGCGAAGATGGCTCCCTGGCAGTTTCCTGCTGTCTGGCTCTATTCGCTCGCGGCGGCTCGAAAGTTATGTTCGCTTATGGCTCATGGCGCCCGTTACGATCTTATTTTGACGCAGGATGGTGTCTTCACTTCTGCTTTTACTGCGCTTCTGGGCAGATTAGCCGGTGTGAGGATAGTATGCATCGACCATGGCAACCTGAGATTGCTCAACAGCCCTGTTTATCGCGCCGAGCGCCTGCAAACGCTGTCTGAGATGCGATGGCCCTCGCGGTTGCTGAGGCGCATCTTGTTTAAGTGCTACTGGCCTTCGCTTTCCATCCTTGCGTGGCTTTCCGCTCGTTTTGTCGATCATTATTTCATTCCAGGCGTTCCTGGTGATGGGACGGAAGACGTACTCGCGCAACTTGGCGTGCAGCAAAGTAGGATTACGCGCTTCGCGAATATGATAGACGTGGATCGCCATGTCATTCCCGATGAAGTGGCGCGGGTACGTTCACGTGAGGCATACGGCATTGCCGGGAACGCTATCGTTATCGCTATGATCTGTCGCCTCGCTCCTGAGAAAGGAATAGACACCGCGCTGGAAGCAATAAGCCTGGCGCTTTCCTCGCTTACTCCAGAATTGCGAGGGCGAGTTCGCATGATAATCGCGGGCGATGGGCCGCTGCGGGCAGAGGTTGAGGAGGATATCCGCGGACGGCAGCTTGAGCAGGTATGTTTGCTGTGGGGCCAGGCTTCGCAAGCAGATGTCATTTCGCTGCTTGGTATAAGTGACATATTCCTGTATACGAGTAGACGGGGAGCAGGCTATCCTATGGCGATTCTAGAGGCAATGGCATCTGAATGCGCAGTCATTGCCACAAATGATCCCCTGGCCAACGAATATATGCTGGCAGAGGGGCGTGGCATCATCGTGCCTATAGACGATGCGAGAGCGGTAAGCGATGCTCTTGTATCGCTGATACATAATGGGCAATTGTGCCGCCTGATGGGGAGCAGGGCCAGAAGCTATGTGGCGGCTTACCATAGCGCCATAACATTGAGGCGATCCTTACTGCGCGTAACCCATTGGTCGTCATTGGATGAGTCTTTGCAGCTTGAAAGCGTTGAGAGACAATGA
- a CDS encoding polysaccharide biosynthesis C-terminal domain-containing protein, with protein sequence MNVSGDEYSRENVTGTYAFEDDYVDQLPTLPVPVFGMEQIPSQLNVRLTNENAHRHGYGTQDSLPFYDMQTWYLPVVHAKHIPRAKIDVQAAGASDVDSYILLIRNLVKSSGVYALSAIAGPLISLALAPFLTHSLSPTDYGILTILSTAISLGAGITQMGLATAFFRAYNYDYTSPGDRRYVLATTTLLLCLISIPVAIGAAIGSSYLADLLLGSSVPGSLIVIAAGVLVVQNLSVPGFAWLRAESRALFYSLLSVSNVLITLIANLVLVGVFHWGITGSLIAMGLGYSGTVLCTMPFILLHAGARIRIDIARSMLSFGAPLVLNVISYWVLQVLDRYLLSRFGSLAQTAMYAVVYTLGSALSVVVIAPFTLAWPTAMFAIAKRDDASQAFRLLFRWLCIVLLFSAFGLSLAGQVLLDWLFPPAYHAEALIIPVVAVSIAFYGVYFIFMIGANITRKTWLGGVFVTIAAIVNTALNLVLIPQDGAMGAALATLVAYAVLAAIAYVVNQRIYPIPFEIDIFIAALLVGAVLYLGSEFLVGFRVTESSLGIFAIAVGLYTGILILLGKLPYRHVPGRNG encoded by the coding sequence ATGAATGTATCAGGGGACGAGTACAGCCGGGAGAATGTCACCGGTACTTACGCTTTCGAGGATGACTACGTTGACCAGTTACCTACGCTGCCGGTTCCTGTATTCGGAATGGAGCAAATCCCATCACAACTGAATGTTAGATTAACGAACGAAAACGCACACCGGCATGGGTATGGGACTCAGGATAGTTTGCCTTTCTATGATATGCAAACCTGGTATTTGCCGGTCGTCCATGCAAAACATATCCCCAGAGCTAAGATAGATGTTCAGGCAGCCGGCGCCTCCGATGTGGATAGCTATATCCTGCTTATACGCAACCTGGTGAAGAGTTCGGGTGTTTATGCCTTATCTGCGATTGCCGGTCCGTTAATTTCCCTGGCCCTTGCGCCATTTTTGACGCACTCGCTCTCGCCTACTGATTATGGTATTCTTACCATCCTTAGCACTGCCATCTCTCTTGGTGCGGGCATCACACAAATGGGTCTTGCAACGGCATTTTTCCGTGCCTACAACTATGACTATACATCTCCCGGTGATCGACGCTATGTTCTCGCGACCACCACTCTATTGCTCTGCCTTATCTCAATTCCGGTCGCCATTGGAGCCGCAATCGGCTCTTCCTACCTGGCGGATCTCTTACTGGGGAGTTCAGTGCCTGGGAGTCTTATCGTCATAGCAGCGGGTGTATTAGTCGTACAAAATCTATCCGTTCCGGGTTTCGCCTGGCTGCGCGCGGAAAGTCGCGCGCTTTTCTATTCTTTGTTGTCGGTCAGCAATGTGCTTATCACCTTGATAGCCAACCTGGTCCTGGTAGGCGTGTTTCATTGGGGTATCACGGGATCGCTGATTGCTATGGGCCTTGGATATAGCGGCACAGTACTCTGCACGATGCCGTTTATCCTGCTGCATGCGGGTGCCAGGATACGTATTGATATCGCGCGGAGCATGCTATCATTTGGAGCGCCGCTTGTTCTCAATGTGATTTCCTACTGGGTGCTGCAGGTGCTTGATCGCTACCTGCTGAGTCGCTTTGGCTCGCTCGCCCAGACTGCCATGTACGCGGTAGTTTATACGCTGGGGTCGGCCCTGTCTGTGGTAGTCATCGCGCCTTTCACACTGGCCTGGCCTACGGCGATGTTTGCGATTGCTAAGCGTGACGATGCGTCTCAAGCCTTCCGGCTCTTATTTCGCTGGCTGTGTATCGTGCTGCTCTTCTCCGCGTTTGGCCTGTCGCTTGCCGGCCAGGTACTGTTGGACTGGCTCTTCCCGCCGGCTTACCATGCAGAAGCGCTGATTATTCCTGTCGTCGCCGTCTCAATTGCGTTCTATGGCGTCTATTTCATCTTCATGATAGGAGCAAACATTACGCGTAAAACCTGGTTAGGCGGCGTGTTTGTGACCATTGCGGCCATCGTCAATACCGCCCTTAACCTGGTTCTCATTCCACAGGATGGCGCGATGGGAGCTGCTCTTGCAACCTTAGTCGCATACGCTGTACTTGCCGCGATAGCCTATGTAGTGAACCAGCGCATCTATCCTATCCCTTTTGAGATTGATATCTTCATTGCTGCTCTGCTGGTTGGCGCTGTCCTCTATCTCGGCAGTGAATTCCTGGTAGGATTTCGGGTAACAGAAAGCTCCCTGGGTATCTTCGCAATAGCAGTTGGCCTTTATACAGGTATCCTGATACTGCTGGGGAAACTTCCATACCGGCACGTACCAGGACGAAACGGATAA
- a CDS encoding FkbM family methyltransferase, translated as MTSARVETWWHKSARWLATSTLRVLPIPPAQKWRLAGVIADRLESPASPSKVVWMASGFKMLLDLGKPYERRSYYTGVYDAHLTRLCKLLLRPGDTVIDGGANIGYMSLLAAKCIGRYGCVHAFEPVPPTFEILKQNIQLNGCSNIRANPLALAQKVGALCFALPVDAGTGKTLDRLATLAQLRDGSRFEVPACPLDEYVASSGITSIRLLKLDLEGGEVAAIDGMRQLLSEQRISYLISEFNPPLLDQLGIPHSALQETLRNYGYSCYRIHYYVGFARLEYLQLLDTSCENVPGEFGDYLFVAPGLPVPGKKR; from the coding sequence ATGACATCTGCAAGAGTAGAAACATGGTGGCATAAGAGCGCCAGGTGGTTAGCGACAAGTACTTTGAGAGTCCTGCCTATACCACCAGCGCAGAAGTGGCGACTGGCAGGCGTCATTGCTGACAGGCTAGAATCCCCGGCCAGTCCATCGAAGGTGGTATGGATGGCAAGTGGTTTCAAGATGCTGTTGGACCTGGGCAAGCCATATGAGCGACGGAGCTATTACACAGGCGTATATGATGCTCATCTCACACGCCTGTGTAAGCTGCTCTTGCGTCCTGGAGATACCGTGATAGATGGAGGAGCGAACATTGGGTATATGTCGTTATTGGCAGCCAAGTGCATTGGCAGATATGGCTGCGTCCACGCTTTTGAACCTGTTCCGCCGACATTTGAGATTCTCAAGCAGAATATACAATTGAATGGCTGCTCTAACATTCGCGCTAATCCCCTGGCGCTTGCACAGAAGGTGGGAGCGTTATGTTTTGCCTTGCCTGTTGATGCTGGCACCGGTAAAACACTCGACCGGCTTGCGACGCTGGCACAACTGCGGGACGGCTCGCGATTTGAAGTCCCTGCCTGCCCATTAGATGAGTATGTGGCATCATCGGGCATTACGTCGATCAGGCTTCTCAAGCTGGACCTGGAAGGAGGTGAGGTAGCCGCGATTGATGGGATGCGGCAATTGCTAAGTGAGCAGCGTATTTCGTATCTCATCAGCGAGTTCAATCCACCTTTGCTCGATCAACTGGGTATTCCTCATTCTGCCCTACAAGAGACTTTGCGGAACTATGGCTACAGTTGTTACCGCATTCACTACTACGTCGGATTCGCGCGCCTGGAATATCTGCAACTACTAGATACTTCCTGTGAGAATGTACCTGGTGAATTTGGTGACTATCTCTTTGTTGCTCCAGGACTACCTGTTCCTGGCAAGAAGCGATAA